Proteins encoded together in one Mercenaria mercenaria strain notata unplaced genomic scaffold, MADL_Memer_1 contig_4342, whole genome shotgun sequence window:
- the LOC128553806 gene encoding integumentary mucin A.1-like has protein sequence MVHIPTRNLHPDLVREVEKCLGPTETTAPSTPTASATTSTRTTPEILTTSHTPRSTSEPQDSPPTTSATTSTRTTPEVKTTSHTPRSTSEPQDSPPTTSATTSTPTTPEIKTTSHTPRSTSETQEAPVSTN, from the exons ATGGTACATATCCCTACCAGGAACCTTCATCCAGACCTTGTCAGAG AGGTAGAGAAATGCCTGGGACCCACTGAAACTACAGCACCTTCAACTCCTACCGCATCTGCAACAACATCTACAAGAACAACTCCTGAAATCCTGACAACCTCACATACACCTAGATCTACCTCTGAACCTCAAGATTCACCACCTACCACATCTGCAACAACATCTACAAGAACAACTCCTGAAGTCAAGACAACCTCACATACACCTAGATCTACCTCTGAACCTCAAGATTCACCACCTACCACATCTGCAACAACATCTACACCAACAACTCCTGAAATCAAGACAACCTCACATACACCTAGATCTACATCTGAAACTCAAGAAGCACCTGTATCCACTAACTGA